A stretch of DNA from Microbacterium saperdae:
GGACCACGCCGATGCCGTGGTCCACCGCTGCGCGCGGCGAGTTGATCGGCGTGAGCACGCCGTCGATCGAGATGGTTCCCGAGTCGGGCTGCTGCATCCCGGCGAGGATGCTGATGAGGGTGGACTTGCCGGCGCCGTTCTCGCCGAGAAGGCAGTGGACCTGACCGCTGACGATGTCGAGCGAGATCCGATCGTTCGCCACGACGCCGGGGAAGGCCTTGGTGATCTCGTGCAGCGAGATCACGCTCGGCTCTGTGGGTGATGACACGTGTGCTTCTCCTTGCGATGTGTACGCCTGGGCATCGGTGCCGGGAAGGGCGTCCCGGCACCGATGGTGTTCCGCGGGTGGTCAGGCGCCCTTGGCGGCGATGACGTCGTTCACCTGGGCGGCGTTCTCCGCCGCGGTGGGCACGATCGATCCGTCGGCGATACCGGCCTTCGCGGTCTCGATGGCCGCCTGGATCTCCGCCGTCAGGTTGTCGGTCTCCTGCAACGAGAGCCCGCCGTTGTCGACCGTGAGCGCGTAGCCCTGCTCGCCGAAGGTGCCGGCCTCCACGTCCTTGATGGCCTGCTCGTAGGTGGACGCGTAGTTCCACAGCACGGAGGTCAGCAGGACGTCGGTGTTGCTCAGGCCCGCTGTGACGTCGCCGATGTCGGCGATGTACTTGACGCCGTCCGCGGCCTCGACGGCCTGGAGGTATCCGTGCGTCGCACCGTCGCCCATGCCGAAGATGACGTCGGCACCCGAGGCGATCAGCTGCTCGGCAGCGGTCTTGCCGCCGGCCGCATCCGCGTACGCCGCCGGACCGACGGACGTGTAGAGCACGGAGATGGTCGGATCGACGCTGTAGACGCCCTCCGCGAAGCCGGACGACATCTTGAACCAGTTGAGGTCATCGGCCGACACCACGATGCCGACGGTCTTGCTGGTCGTCGTCATGGCCGCCGCGATGCCGGCGAGGTAGCCGCCCTCCTGCGCCTCCGTCTTGGTGACGGCGATCTTGCCCGGGATGTTCT
This window harbors:
- a CDS encoding putative B6 ABC transporter substrate-binding protein, whose amino-acid sequence is MPITLSGAPRRSTRTATAAAIVVIAFSLAACSGGRGDSPSGEPSSEAGATVEQFALVAPENESDFGWNQAGLDGATAASESLGIEVTLVPDAGWDNTETVLGQVADSGAQFIIAHASGYGVAATSVAQAKNVPILIQDAGENIPGKIAVTKTEAQEGGYLAGIAAAMTTTSKTVGIVVSADDLNWFKMSSGFAEGVYSVDPTISVLYTSVGPAAYADAAGGKTAAEQLIASGADVIFGMGDGATHGYLQAVEAADGVKYIADIGDVTAGLSNTDVLLTSVLWNYASTYEQAIKDVEAGTFGEQGYALTVDNGGLSLQETDNLTAEIQAAIETAKAGIADGSIVPTAAENAAQVNDVIAAKGA